From the Planktothricoides raciborskii GIHE-MW2 genome, the window GTGTACCGGTTCCCCCTGTCCCCGGAAAAAACGACATGGTTTCGCTCAATTTGAATATCGGTACAGAGGCGATCGCGCTGTTAAATTTATTCACCCAAAGACAACTAGAATGGATATCTGGAGAAGGAGACATTAAACTCTCAGCCAAAGGTAAACTAGACTTAGAAAATAGAATCTTAAAACAGTTAGAAGCAACTGGGGCAATGACCTTTCAAAATGCTGTCCTCAAAACCGCTACCTTAGATGAAGCATTAACTATCAATGGTCAAATTGCCTTTGACCAAGAACGGATCCGCATCGATCAATTTGCCGGGACATTTGCCAACAGTATTTTAACCGCCCAAGGAGTGTTACCCATCTTAGAACCCCTGAGTTCTGACGATCCAGACTTAGAGTATCCGATGACCATTTCCCTGAATGAGGGCAAAATTAATCTAGAAAATATTTATAAAGGAAAAGTAGGGGGTGAAGTGACGATCGCCGGAGCAATTTTTCGCCCGATCATTGGCGGTGAAATTCGGTTATATGATGGCAAAGCGTCTGTTCCCAAACGAGACGAAACCACATCAGCAACTTTCACATTAGAGGAAAAAGAACCGCCTATTGTCCCCATCTTAGATAACTTTAGAATTATTTTAGGCAATAAATTTGAATTAGAGAACTGGCCGTTATTTGATTTTAGGATTACCGGGGATTTAACCGTCAATGGGTCCTTATATGACTTAAAGCCCGATGGCATAATTCAGTTAGTCCGGGGACAAATTAATTTATTTAGCAGTCAGTTTTTTGTGACTCGGAATTACGAGCAAATTGTCGAATTTTCCCCAGATTGGGGGTTAGATCCCAATTTGAATATTCAGTTAGGAACGGTGGTGTTAGAGAAATCTAGCGAACAACGTCTCCCCGATTCAGAATCAGAAATTGCGGATCCTTTAGTGTTTTCTGCCCGACCAGATCAAATTAATGTGCAATTAACTATTAAAGGGCGATCTAGTGAACTTTTAGCCGCAATGGATAGTAACTCTCAACTGCTGGATTTGGTGGAACTCACGAGTATTCCTAGTCGGAATAAGAGTGAAATTATTTCCCTGTTAGGCAATAAATTTTTAACCACCTTAGAAGAAATTCAACGACTTCCGGGAGATTTATCAAATCGATCCAGTCGAGAATGGTTAGAATTAGCGATTAATAACTTTATCGTTAAACCTTATGTCCAAGAGTTGCAGTTTACCTTGGAAGATATGGTGACAAAAAATGGTCGCAAGATTGGGTTAGAAGATTTACGAGTTTATCCCACAATTGAAGGAATTTATCAAATTAATGAACAATCGTTTTTGGGAATTTCTTATGATTATAATTATCAACAGTTTGAGGTTGAGTATAAGATTCGATTTTAAACGGCGACCAAAACCTAGTTGCGGAACGGGAGACTCAGAAACCGGATTTCTTTTCTCGCTTACTACGGGCGGGTTGGAAACCCGCCCCATGATTCACAGTTTCCGATCAGGCGACTATCTCCAGTTTTCCCAAGAATTATTAAAAATGGAAGTATCGGGGAAAATCACCGGATTACCATTCATTTCTAACCGCCGTTGTAATAATTCTAAATCCGGTTCTTTGCGGGGCAATTCATCCACCATTTCATAAGGTAAAATGCCCTTTTCCATCGCAAAATTGATCGTGGTTCCCGCCGCAGCGCCCACAGACCATTCAAAGGAATGCACCCGATAAGCGGCGGCGGCTACATGACTGGTGGCGATACTCTTGCCTGCAACCAGCATATTGTCAATTTTTTGGGGAATCATAGCACGCAAAGGCACTTCAAAAGGATAAGCGTTCCCTTGACCTTGGCGTTCGCCTTCCCGTTCCGTATTGCCTGGGGCTTCTGCTGGGGAGAAGCTCATGCAGGGATGAAAGTCGATCGCATAATGGCCAATACCCACCGTATCTGGGAAAATCGTCGATCGCGATCGCTTAGTAATTTCCGTCAGGGGTTTAGCGCCCCCAATAGCACCAGCCATTTCCAGACCAGCCAAAGCAATTTTTAACTGCCGGAACTGTTCTGGCAGCAAATTCACGCGATAAAACTCATTACTATAATCTTGGCGAGAAATATCAATTTCCCACAGAGTAAAGCCATCAGGATGACTCCAAGAAGGGCGACCAATAATCCGTCTGCCTTCGCGCATATAAGGATACTTTGACAAGCCATGCGCCGTAGCCATTGGGGAATCATAGCCACTCATATACCGATGATTAGGATAAGGCTTTTTCACCCCATCCCCTAACTGGGAGTCAGTAGTTCCAGTCACCAGCCAATAAAAATAACCTTTGGCGTGTTCTTCACCCGCTGCCAGGGTTTCCGTCCGCAGTCCCCCCAACCAGCCGCCCGGTTCAAGCTGACCTGTAGCTTCGAGTTGGTCGCGGGTATAAATTAAGTTATCTTGAGACGTACCCGGTCGGTAGTCATTGCCCCAAGTCCAGTTTTGCATGGAAATATCCCCAGGATTAATCGGCCATTCCCGGACATTTGCGGGCAGATTTTTGTGATGTTTGGCACTCCAAATCCGCCGATAAGTGTAAACCAGGTTAAAGTTGGCTAATCGAGGTAATTCATAACTGTAATAAGGGGCATAGCGTTCGTAAAAATCTGGCAATTTATGGTCTTGGGGGTCTTTGGTGGCTTGCATAGCAAAGGTATAAGTAAACCCTTGGGTGCAATAAGGATCGCCGTTGACACTAGAAGAAGAGGGTTCAAAGGCCGATCGCGGATCAATGCCTAAGCGGTACGGGACATCAGCTAGGGCAATCAGTTCCCCGGTTTCCGTGGCTTCCACCACATACCAGTCTGCGGGGCGAGGGGGTGGGGTTTGACCGCGTTTGACCTTGGGCGGTTGGGGGACAAAGCGGATAATGGTTTTATCGAATAGCCGGGAATTTTCGTAACGATAAGAGTCTTCAATGGTTTGGGAAAGGGGCAGAGTATTCAACGGTGGTGTACCCTGGGCTGGTCGGTGTTGAATGGCGATCGCGCTTCTAATCTGAGAATTAGCGATATCCAAATCTTTAATCACCGTGTTGGGATACCATTTCAGCTTGCCCTTGCCTTTTTTCTCTGCCTCTTTTAACACCCGCATCAGCAGCTTATGGCCATCCTCTGGCAGAAAACAAGATTCACTAACCCAGCATTGACCCGGATTAAGTTTGCCATAGTGTCGCTGAATGCGATCGCGCAACTTCAGATAACCGCGTTGATAATACAGCATTTGTCGTTGGGTCGGGCGTTCATCCAAAGCGGAAGTCCCCTGGGAAGAAATTTGACCCCCCACCCAATCAGTAATTTCCGTCATACAAACAGTGTGACCGGCTAATAAGCCTTCATAAGCTGTAGCAGCCCCTGCTAGTCCCCCACCGACAACTAGAATTTCACAAGTTTCCTCTTTATCGGGGTTTCTCGGTGGAGTCGCCTTTGCCACCTCTGTGGGTAGTCCGAAAGAAGTGATGGTCAAACACACAGTTAAGCCCCATGAAATGCGGCTTTGATGACCCCTGAGTCTTTTAGCTGCGTCTTTTTGCTGCATAGTCTATCGGTAGTCTGAGAATTTTCTGAAATAGTCTGGTATCCAGGGCTAGACGCAACTTGTCGCCAAATGTTCATAGGGTCAGCATTTCCACAACTATACCCATTAAACGCTATCTATATGGGTTGGCGGCGGGAATCCCACTCTACATTTGGGGTAAATCCGTCAGTCATATGTGTTTAATTTTTGCTTACAATAGCCCTAAGCAAGCATTGAAATTTCTAATTCTAACAATCAGGTGTAAAGAATGTCAGAACCGTTAAGCTAGAGTCAGTCATCAAGCAATCGTGCCGAGGTATTTTTCTGGTCTTTTTTAACCTGAGTTTTACCCCAAGGCGATCGCGATAGCGTTGCGAAGCAATCTCGCGATAGCGTTGCGAAGCAATCTCGCGATAGCGTTGCGAAGCAATCTCGCGATAGCGTTACGAAGCAATCTCGCGATAGTGTTGCGAAGCAATCTCGCGATCAAATGGCCGCAGAAAATTACCGCCTAATTATCAGCCTAATTTTCTACCTAATTTTCTGCCTAATTTAATTAATATTGAGTGTAAATTGAGTGTAAATATTAGTAGATTTCGGAGACTTAGCCGTGGACGAAAGACAACAACAGATTATGATGTATTTCATCGAGGAAGCCAAAGAACACCTCGATACCTTGGAAAAAGGGTTATTGGATTTAGACGCAACAATGCAAGATCCCGAAACCTTACAAGAATTATTTCGCGCTGCTCATTCGGTGAAAGGCGGTGCAGCAATGTTAGGATTTAGCAGCATTCAAAAAACAGCCCACCGCTTAGAGGATGCTTTTAAAATTCTCAAAGAAAACCCCATTGAGGCGAATCAAAAACTAGAAACGTTATTTTTAAAAGGATTTGATACCCTGCGGGACTTACTCAATCACCTGGCGAGTCCTGAAGGGCTGAGTGACGAAGAAAGTAATAGGATTGTTAAAGAATCTGAACCGGCTTTTATCGATTTAGAAAAATACCTGCATCAATTAATTGGTGTTCCTGAAGATGAAGAAATCGATCCAGAATTTGGAGAAAAAGCTGTGGAATTTTTGCGAGAAATGCTGCAAATTTTTAAACAAACTGCCACTGATGCTAACCGGAAAAAATTGGGTTATTTATGTACAAAATTAGCGGAATTAGACAAGGAACTCGCTATCGAACCTTGGCAAAAAATTGTCAAAGCAGCGAGTCAAGCGATCGCCAATCCAGATAACCTCTACCCCACCTTAGCCCCGGTAATCATCAAAGAACTAAAAATGGCCAGTGATTTAGTGGTTTTGGGTCAAACCAATGCGATCGGGCCTAGTCCCGTCCTCGTCCAACTAGCGGGTCCTGCCAAGGGCTTAGGCGAAAACCAAATAGCGATCGACCTAGAACCCAAAGCTGCTGCGAAAGCCTTGTTAGGCGCATTTAAGAAAAAACAACTGGTAACGCTGGTCAAATTACTCGCGGAAGCGGTGAAAAGTATGTAAGAGGTTGTTGGTTGTTGGGTAGGGATTCTTTGGGTAGGGATTCTTTGGTTGTTGGGTGTGGGGGAAGAAAGTGAAAAGTGAAAAGTGGTAGGGGCGAATGGCAATTCGCCCGTACAAAAGAAATATCACTATTCACTATTCACTATTCACTATTTACTATTCACTATTCACTATTCACTATTCACTCTTCCCCTACACCCTACACCCTACACCCTACACCCTACACGACGGCGGCTTCCCCCTACACCCTCTTTCCTCTTCCCCCTACACCCTACACCCCACACCCTACACCCTACACGACGGCGGCTTCCCCCTACACCCCACACCCCACACCCTACACCCTCTCTGCCCCTCCACTCCTCTGCACCTTGGAGAGAACATCCTATCAATAACTCTGAAAAAAATAGATTTTCCTATTGACAATTTACCCAAATTCTGCGAAAATACTCTTATAAAAATATAATGAGAATCTGTGTCGCCCTACGATATAATTGGCAATTAACAACCAACAACCAACAACAACCAACAACAACCAACCAACAACCAACAATTATCTTGCTGTCCTGCCATGACCTATAGCCTCAGAATTGCAGATTTACCGCTTAGTGAAAGACCGCGAGAACGCTTAATGGCTTATGGCCCAAAAATTTTATCCACCGCTGAATTAATTGCCATTCTCTTACGCACGGGTCAAGGGCAAGGAAAATTATCGGCGGTAGGTTTAGGACAGCATATTTTACAGAAATTAAGCGAAAACCAACGCGACCCCCTGGAACTTCTCCGGGATATGACGGTGCAAGAATTAACCGAAATTCCCGGACTCGGCCCTGCTAAAGCCACCACAATTTTAGCGGCAGTGGAACTGGGCAAACGAGTGTTTTATTCTCGTCCTCCAGAACGACAAATTATTGATGACCCAGATAAAGCAGCAGCAGCATTAGCCCATGATTTAATGTGGCAAGCCCAAGAAAAGTTTGCGGTGTTATTGTTGGATGTAAAAAATCGTCTAATTGGCACAAAAGTAATGACTATTGGGACAGCAACGGAAACCCTGGCCCATCCGCGAGAAATTTTCCGGGAAGTGTTGCGTCAAGGGGCTTCGCGAATCATTATTGCCCATAATCATCCTTCGGGAAATTTAGAACCCAGTCCCGAAGATATTGACCTAACCAGTCATTTGTTACAAGGGGGGCAATATTTACAAGTACCGATTTTGGATCATTTGATTTTAGGTCAGGGAAATTATCAAAGTTTGCGGCTGATTTGTGATTTATGGGAACAATATCCCCAAGGGGAATAGAGCACCGGGAAGTTCTACCATTTTTAATTAAAAATATCTGTAGGGGCGAAGCATTCCGGCAGACAAATTATTGATCAAAATATTGTAAGGGCGAAGCATTCCGGCAGACAAATTATTGCTAAAAATATTAATCTGATTACCGGAATGCTTCGCCCCTACCGGAATGCTTCGCCCTACCGTGGTTCAGTAAGAAAGAAAACCTCTGTAAACCACAAAGGCACAAAGAACACGAAGAGATAATTAAGACCTTTGTGTCCTTTGTGTCTTTGTGGTGAATTAATCACTCCTCTAACAACTCCTGCAACACCTCCTCTGTAAACGGATTCTTCCCCTTCTTCAAGGCATCCACCCAACCCTGACGCTGTGCTTTGCTCTCATCATTATTAGTCCACTTAATAAATGCCTCCAAATCTGAAATTGCCCCCGCATAATCCCCAGTTAAAGCCCGGGCTACCCCGCGACTATCCCGAATACCTCCATTATTGGGATTGCGTTTCACCGCCATTTCGCAAGCACTCATCACCTCAGCCCCATAACCCCGCAAACTGCCATAGCGACACAAGTTATTTAAATCCGATATATCTGATTGTTTTAATTGAGCATCTAGCTTTTGTGCTTCCTTATACTTAGCTAATGCTTCAGTAGCATGATCTTCTTTGATTAACTCGGCTGCCTGATTCACTAAAGCAGGCACCACCAATGATTTTGCCTTCGCTTCCGGGTCAAAATCCCAGGAAGAATCCAGGGTTTTAGCTTCCTGGAACTTGGCGATGCTTTCTTGTAACTTGCCTTCTTTTCCTAATTTTTCCCCTTCAGAAACTAAAACCGAGGCTCTTAGTTCTTTCGCTTTAATCTGTGGGTCATATCCTAAAGACTGATAAAACTTTGGCTCCAACTGTTTGGCTTGCTCAAACTTCTCGTTCGCGGCGGCAAAATCTCCAGTCAACCGCGCTACAGCCAAACCTTGCCTGACCCAAAACTCGGCTTTTTCCTGGTTATTCCATATACTTTCACCATTTTCTTTAATCCCTTTTTCACAAGTTTCCACAGCTTCACTGGCTATTTGCAAGTCTTCCCCATCTCCCGAAAGCCCCCCGATGATCGGGGGGTTGGGGGGATCATCTTCTCTTAGCCCCCCTTTTGAAACGGAATCATCTCCTAGCCCCCCGATGATCGGGGGGTTGGGGGGATCGTTTTCTAGCCCCCCGATGATCGGGGGGTTGGGGGGATCACCCGCCTCCACAAACACCGGATGCAACCGCAGCTTGTCACACCCAGCATCCAACCAACCCTGCCAAGTTCCTAACCACAGCCGAACCGTCCCGTCCCTACTCCCAGAAACAATCTTTGACCCATCAGGGGAAAATGCTACTGAGTAGACAAAATCCTCATGGCCTTTGAAAACGGCTAATTCTGACCTGGAGTTGATATCCCACAAACGAATAGTCCTGTCCGCACTCCCAGACACAATTCTGTCACCATCTGGGGAAAATGCTACGGAAAATACAGAATACTCATGGCCTTTTAAGACGGCTAATCCTGATCGAGACTTGACATCCCACAGTCGAATTGTGTTGTCCACACTCCCAGAAACAATCTTTGACCCATCCGGGGAATATGCTACTGAGTAAACAGTAGAGTCAAGATTAAAGACACCTAATTCTAACCTGGAGTTGACATCCCACAGGCGAATCGTGTTGTCATAACTCTCAGAAACAATCTTTGACCCATCCGGGGAAAATGCTACTGAAAACACAAAAGACTCATGGCCTTTGAAAACGGCTAATTCTGACTGAGACTTGACATCCCACAGGCGAATCGTGTTGTCATGACTCCCAGAAACAATCTTTGACCCATCCGGGGAAAATGCTACTGACCTGACCCAATCCTCATGTCCCTTGAAGATGGCTAATTTTGATCCGGACTTGACATCCCACAGGCGAATCGTGTTGTCCCTACTCCCAGAAGCAATCTTTGACCCATCCGGGGAAAATGCTACTGAAAACACAAAAGACTCATGGCCATTGAATACGGCTAATTCTGAACCGGACTGAATATCCCACAGCCGAATCGTCTTGTCCTTACTCCCAGAAGCAATCTTTGACCTATCCGGGGAAAATGCTACTGACCTGACCACATCCTCATGGCCTTTGAAGGAGGAGAATTCTGACCCGGAGTTGATATCCCACAGGCGAATCGTGTTGTCCCTACTCCCAGAAACAATCTTTGACCCATCCGGGGAAAATGCTACTGACCTGACCCAATCCTCATGTCCCTTGAAGACAGCTAATTCTGACCCGGACTTAATATCCCACAGGCGAATCGTTCCGTCACTACTCCCAGAAACAATTTTTGACCCATCCGCGGAAAATGCTACTGAACTGACAGAATCTTTATGTCCCTTGAATACAGCTAATTCTGACTCAGAGTTGACATCCCACAGGCGAATCGTGTTGTCCATACTTCCAGAAACAATTTTTGACCCATCCGGGGAAAATGCTACTGATTGGACAGAATCTTTATGTCCCTTGAATACAGCTAATTCTGACTCAGAGTTGATATCCCACAGGCGAATCGTCTGATCCCCACTTCCAGAAACAATTTTTGACCCATCCGGGGAAAATGCCACTGAGGAGATATAATCCTCATGGCCTTTGAAGACAGCTAATTCTGACCGGGACTTAATATCCCACAGGCGAATCGTTCCGTCCCCACTTCCAGAAACAATCTTTGACCCATCGGGGGAAAATGCTACTGAGAAGACATAATCGTTATGTCCCTTGAAGACAGCTAATTCTGACCCAGAGTTGACATCCCACAGCCGAATCGTTCCGTCCCCACTCCCAGAAACAATTTTTGACCCATCCGGGGAAAATGCTACTGACAAGACATAATCGTTATGTCCCTTGAAGACAGCTAATTCTGACCCAGAGTTGACATCCCACAGCCGAATCGTTCCGTCCCCACTCCCAGAAACAATTTTTGACCCATCCGGGGAAAATGCTACTGAGAAGACAGAATCCTCATGGCCTTTGAAAACGTTGCGTTCGTGTGTCACCTGCAATGCTGCTAATAAACTAGATTGCACGAGAGGCAAAACTTGACCCAAGTCTTTTTTACTTCTGCCGGTGACTTGAATCGCACGAATTAAAGCGTCTACTGGGTCAGAGTCCACTAAACTTTTGGCGAACAAAGCATCTGCTTTAATATTGGCTTCTGTTGCTAATTGATTAGCTTTTTGTTCTTGTTCTTTCGCTTGTAAGCCAAATAACACGGCAATCACCGCCGCCCCACTGACCAATATAATAAACGCTGCTACTGACCCAATTTGTAAGAGTCGATTATTCCGGTTTTGTTGCCGACTTTTAGCAATAAATTTCTTTTGTAAATCGGTGGCTGGTGGTTGCTTATTTTCTGCCTCACTTTCCCGCAACCAACTCTCAGCCACATTTAACTCACTGCCCCGCAATAATAAATCCTTAGTTTGAGATTTTTCCTCCCATTCTAAAGCCCGTTGCGACCATAAGGTATGACTCTGCACATGGTCTCTGTCTGTGTCTAAGGTTCTGACTAATTCGCTAAAATTTGCATAAAAATCTCCTTCATGCTGGGTAAAATCAATCCATTGCACTTTGGCCAAAGCCGGATGTAATGTTTTTGGCTCAACTTGACGATATAATATGGTGACAAATCGCTTGTTTAATTTTTCGGCATATTCCACCTCATCGCTACAATAAGCAGAAGATACGGAGTTTGGGGATATAATAAATAGGAAGTTATCAGAGTTTTCTATGCCCCGGTATATTTCTTGCTGAAAATCTGTGCCAGCCGCGATACTTTCCTGGTCAAACCAGGTGGTTTTTCCCTGAAATTGTAAGGCATCATTGAGTTTTCGGGCTAAGTCAGAATCCGTCCGGGAATAGGATATAAATACTTCTAAAGATTTGGCTTGATGCTGACTGCTGGCTGTTAGAAATTCTTTTTGTAAATCCGTTGGCGGATGGTCATGGGTTTCTGCTATTTTCAGCCATGCCTGAAAATGTTGTAGGTTATATCCCCGAAACAAAATGCTAGGGTTATGATTTTGCTCTTGCCATTTCAGGGCTTGCACTAATAAAATCTTATGCTGATGATAATATAGTTCGTCATCTTTAATTTGTTTGATTAACTCATTTGTCTGATATTCATAACTAAATTCTGGCAGGGCCTCGCTTTCTTTATTCGGGACGATGAAACATATTATTCGCTTGTGATAATATAAGGCTAAATCTATTTCGGTTTGGCAATAGTCAGCGGTGAGAGACTCTGGGGAAACTAAGTAAACAAAATTATCCGCGATCGCGATACCCCGATGCAGTTTTTCCTGGAAACTCATCCGTTTTTTGATGTCGCTTCTCTCAGTCCAAATGGTGATTTTTTCTCGCTGCAATGTTCGAGTGAGTTTTTCCATTACTTCTCGGTCTGGTTCCGCATAGCGGATAAACACCTGAGTCAATAAATTATTGGCATTTTTAATGCTTTCACAGATATATTCACAATGTAAATCCGACGGCTGACAGGGGGCTTGTTCTTCTTTAAACCGAATATCTAACCATGCTTCGGCGGCTTGGCGTTCTTGCCCAATTAATAAATAACGACTGGGCTTTTTATTTTGCTCCCA encodes:
- a CDS encoding FAD-dependent oxidoreductase, producing the protein MQQKDAAKRLRGHQSRISWGLTVCLTITSFGLPTEVAKATPPRNPDKEETCEILVVGGGLAGAATAYEGLLAGHTVCMTEITDWVGGQISSQGTSALDERPTQRQMLYYQRGYLKLRDRIQRHYGKLNPGQCWVSESCFLPEDGHKLLMRVLKEAEKKGKGKLKWYPNTVIKDLDIANSQIRSAIAIQHRPAQGTPPLNTLPLSQTIEDSYRYENSRLFDKTIIRFVPQPPKVKRGQTPPPRPADWYVVEATETGELIALADVPYRLGIDPRSAFEPSSSSVNGDPYCTQGFTYTFAMQATKDPQDHKLPDFYERYAPYYSYELPRLANFNLVYTYRRIWSAKHHKNLPANVREWPINPGDISMQNWTWGNDYRPGTSQDNLIYTRDQLEATGQLEPGGWLGGLRTETLAAGEEHAKGYFYWLVTGTTDSQLGDGVKKPYPNHRYMSGYDSPMATAHGLSKYPYMREGRRIIGRPSWSHPDGFTLWEIDISRQDYSNEFYRVNLLPEQFRQLKIALAGLEMAGAIGGAKPLTEITKRSRSTIFPDTVGIGHYAIDFHPCMSFSPAEAPGNTEREGERQGQGNAYPFEVPLRAMIPQKIDNMLVAGKSIATSHVAAAAYRVHSFEWSVGAAAGTTINFAMEKGILPYEMVDELPRKEPDLELLQRRLEMNGNPVIFPDTSIFNNSWENWR
- a CDS encoding Hpt domain-containing protein, yielding MDERQQQIMMYFIEEAKEHLDTLEKGLLDLDATMQDPETLQELFRAAHSVKGGAAMLGFSSIQKTAHRLEDAFKILKENPIEANQKLETLFLKGFDTLRDLLNHLASPEGLSDEESNRIVKESEPAFIDLEKYLHQLIGVPEDEEIDPEFGEKAVEFLREMLQIFKQTATDANRKKLGYLCTKLAELDKELAIEPWQKIVKAASQAIANPDNLYPTLAPVIIKELKMASDLVVLGQTNAIGPSPVLVQLAGPAKGLGENQIAIDLEPKAAAKALLGAFKKKQLVTLVKLLAEAVKSM
- the radC gene encoding DNA repair protein RadC, with the protein product MTYSLRIADLPLSERPRERLMAYGPKILSTAELIAILLRTGQGQGKLSAVGLGQHILQKLSENQRDPLELLRDMTVQELTEIPGLGPAKATTILAAVELGKRVFYSRPPERQIIDDPDKAAAALAHDLMWQAQEKFAVLLLDVKNRLIGTKVMTIGTATETLAHPREIFREVLRQGASRIIIAHNHPSGNLEPSPEDIDLTSHLLQGGQYLQVPILDHLILGQGNYQSLRLICDLWEQYPQGE
- a CDS encoding TIR domain-containing protein: MTKFYNAFISYGRADSKEFATKLYNCLTSAGFNIWFDQNDIPLGVDFQNQIDDGIAKADNFLFIIAPHAVNSPYCQKEINRALKYNKRIIPLLHIEQITQEIWQERNPQGTKEDWEAYQAKGLDSSLTNMPPKIGKINWVYFRENADNFDTSLAGLIEVFHSHEDYVRQHTEILAKAREWEQNKKPSRYLLIGQERQAAEAWLDIRFKEEQAPCQPSDLHCEYICESIKNANNLLTQVFIRYAEPDREVMEKLTRTLQREKITIWTERSDIKKRMSFQEKLHRGIAIADNFVYLVSPESLTADYCQTEIDLALYYHKRIICFIVPNKESEALPEFSYEYQTNELIKQIKDDELYYHQHKILLVQALKWQEQNHNPSILFRGYNLQHFQAWLKIAETHDHPPTDLQKEFLTASSQHQAKSLEVFISYSRTDSDLARKLNDALQFQGKTTWFDQESIAAGTDFQQEIYRGIENSDNFLFIISPNSVSSAYCSDEVEYAEKLNKRFVTILYRQVEPKTLHPALAKVQWIDFTQHEGDFYANFSELVRTLDTDRDHVQSHTLWSQRALEWEEKSQTKDLLLRGSELNVAESWLRESEAENKQPPATDLQKKFIAKSRQQNRNNRLLQIGSVAAFIILVSGAAVIAVLFGLQAKEQEQKANQLATEANIKADALFAKSLVDSDPVDALIRAIQVTGRSKKDLGQVLPLVQSSLLAALQVTHERNVFKGHEDSVFSVAFSPDGSKIVSGSGDGTIRLWDVNSGSELAVFKGHNDYVLSVAFSPDGSKIVSGSGDGTIRLWDVNSGSELAVFKGHNDYVFSVAFSPDGSKIVSGSGDGTIRLWDIKSRSELAVFKGHEDYISSVAFSPDGSKIVSGSGDQTIRLWDINSESELAVFKGHKDSVQSVAFSPDGSKIVSGSMDNTIRLWDVNSESELAVFKGHKDSVSSVAFSADGSKIVSGSSDGTIRLWDIKSGSELAVFKGHEDWVRSVAFSPDGSKIVSGSRDNTIRLWDINSGSEFSSFKGHEDVVRSVAFSPDRSKIASGSKDKTIRLWDIQSGSELAVFNGHESFVFSVAFSPDGSKIASGSRDNTIRLWDVKSGSKLAIFKGHEDWVRSVAFSPDGSKIVSGSHDNTIRLWDVKSQSELAVFKGHESFVFSVAFSPDGSKIVSESYDNTIRLWDVNSRLELGVFNLDSTVYSVAYSPDGSKIVSGSVDNTIRLWDVKSRSGLAVLKGHEYSVFSVAFSPDGDRIVSGSADRTIRLWDINSRSELAVFKGHEDFVYSVAFSPDGSKIVSGSRDGTVRLWLGTWQGWLDAGCDKLRLHPVFVEAGDPPNPPIIGGLENDPPNPPIIGGLGDDSVSKGGLREDDPPNPPIIGGLSGDGEDLQIASEAVETCEKGIKENGESIWNNQEKAEFWVRQGLAVARLTGDFAAANEKFEQAKQLEPKFYQSLGYDPQIKAKELRASVLVSEGEKLGKEGKLQESIAKFQEAKTLDSSWDFDPEAKAKSLVVPALVNQAAELIKEDHATEALAKYKEAQKLDAQLKQSDISDLNNLCRYGSLRGYGAEVMSACEMAVKRNPNNGGIRDSRGVARALTGDYAGAISDLEAFIKWTNNDESKAQRQGWVDALKKGKNPFTEEVLQELLEE